In the genome of Leishmania braziliensis MHOM/BR/75/M2904 contig, possible fusion of chromosomes 20 and 34, one region contains:
- a CDS encoding adenosine kinase-like protein codes for MGMETIRRGASTGSVSVMCFGHPLLDMMATVEEEFLREHHVEPGSVTLATPEQLVLFSKLLDDFKGRVDYVPGGAAMNTARIFAWMLPEAHISYVGALGKDRFAEILKSALTDASVEQLFEECEDKPTGACAGLVLNKDRTLLANLGAAVTLSMKHMQTHAVQSALEQASLYYAEGFFLNTSSSPDNLLSVAQYAHLHGKLFCFNLNAPYISMAFQSRLHILMPHVDILFGSDEDLLTYASVRWPHDFDLSAIGSVMRPNSRRQRALVRSLARISMLPSVTTGRPRLVVGTCGSHDTYVACGDHVRSYPVPPLAQEEIVDVNGAGDAFVAGFLAQYLMNHDESTSVVVGHASAQNCIRHNGAVVSGVPPVLAHEINATTAPVMAAIAA; via the coding sequence ATGGGGATGGAAACGATCCGCAGGGGCGCCTCGACGGGCTCCGTGTCCGTAATGTGCTTTGGGCATCCTTTGCTTGACATGATGGCGACTGTTGAAGAGGAGTTTCTGCGGGAGCATCACGTTGAGCCAGGGAGCGTCACATTGGCGACTCCGGAGCAGCTGGTGCTTTTCTCGAAGTTGCTGGACGACTTCAAAGGGAGGGTGGACTACGTCCCTGGTGGAGCCGCTATGAACACAGCTCGCATTTTTGCTTGGATGCTACCTGAGGCGCACATTTCCTACGTCGGCGCACTGGGCAAGGATCGCTTTGCAGAAATTCTGAAGAGTGCGCTCACGGACGCTAGTGTTGAGCAGCTTTTTGAGGAGTGCGAAGATAAGCCGACAGGCGCCTGTGCTGGTCTCGTGCTCAACAAGGATCGAACATTGCTCGCCAACCTCGGCGCAGCCGTGACGCTATCGATGAAGCACATGCAGACGCACGCCGTGCAGTCTGCGCTTGAGCAAGCCAGTTTGTACTACGCTGAGGGCTTCTTCCTCAACACTTCATCAAGCCCTGACAATCTCCTCTCTGTTGCCCAGTATGCCCACCTGCACGGCAAGCTCTTCTGCTTTAACCTGAATGCGCCGTACATTAGTATGGCTTTTCAGAGCCGCCTACACATCCTCATGCCACATGTGGATATCCTATTCGGCAGCGACGAAGATCTGCTGACGTACGCCTCCGTACGGTGGCCACACGACTTTGACCTGAGCGCCATTGGGAGTGTCATGCGCCCTAACTCGCGGCGACAGAGGGCACTGGTACGGTCTCTCGCCCGCATCTCAATGCTGCCGAGTGTCACCACCGGTCGGCCGCGCCTCGTGGTGGGGACGTGCGGCTCGCACGACACGTACGTCGCTTGCGGCGATCACGTCCGTTCCTATCCAGTGCCACCGCTAGCGCAGGAGGAGATAGTCGACGTGaacggcgctggtgacgcGTTCGTGGCCGGCTTCCTTGCTCAGTACCTCATGAACCATGACGAGTCTACCAGTGTCGTGGTCGGTCATGCTTCGGCACAGAACTGCATCCGCCATAACGGTGCAGTGGTTAGTGGCGTGCCTCCTGTGCTCGCGCACGAAATCAACGCAACGACAGCGCCTGTCATGGCCGCGATTGCCGCTTAA